One stretch of Sphingomonas rosea DNA includes these proteins:
- a CDS encoding HIG1 domain-containing protein produces MNTLLIILLVGFMAATAYVLVRGVMAMASGKVGNQEKQQEWMRKRVLYQGIAIFIAAAILLLAGGGK; encoded by the coding sequence ATGAACACCCTCCTCATCATCCTGCTCGTCGGCTTCATGGCCGCCACCGCCTACGTCCTCGTCCGCGGGGTCATGGCGATGGCTTCTGGCAAGGTCGGCAACCAGGAAAAGCAGCAGGAATGGATGCGCAAGCGCGTCCTCTACCAGGGCATCGCGATCTTCATCGCGGCGGCCATCCTGCTCCTCGCCGGCGGCGGGAAGTAG
- a CDS encoding TlpA disulfide reductase family protein — translation MRVLFLAAACVAALLTGGCDKQSPGQSQANEGVAAASSGGPGLDRSQAGKAMPDVAILDGDGEQTSLSAIAGGKPLLVNLWATWCAPCIKELPTLDKLAAKGGVPQVIALSQDMQPQPTVAAFLDERKIGLETYQDKEMAVSSALGVQILPTTILYGSDGKEIWRYSGDLDWTGAEAAKILALAK, via the coding sequence ATGCGTGTTCTCTTTCTCGCCGCCGCGTGCGTCGCGGCATTGCTGACCGGCGGCTGCGATAAGCAAAGCCCCGGCCAAAGCCAAGCCAATGAGGGGGTCGCGGCGGCTAGCTCCGGCGGGCCGGGCCTCGACAGGAGCCAGGCCGGCAAGGCGATGCCCGACGTCGCGATCCTCGACGGCGACGGCGAGCAGACCAGCCTGTCGGCGATCGCTGGCGGCAAGCCGCTGCTCGTCAACCTGTGGGCGACGTGGTGCGCACCGTGCATCAAGGAGTTGCCGACGCTCGACAAGCTCGCCGCCAAGGGCGGCGTGCCGCAGGTGATCGCGCTCAGCCAGGACATGCAGCCGCAGCCGACCGTCGCCGCCTTCCTCGACGAGCGGAAGATCGGCCTCGAAACCTATCAGGACAAGGAAATGGCGGTGTCGAGCGCGCTCGGCGTGCAGATCCTGCCGACCACGATCCTCTATGGCTCGGACGGCAAGGAGATCTGGCGCTATTCGGGCGACCTCGATTGGACCGGGGCCGAGGCCGCGAAGATCCTCGCGCTGGCGAAATAG
- a CDS encoding response regulator codes for MVTPNRGHLAMLAKRLGEEGYALATAADGPAALGELHRSRIDLLLADLVMEPMSGPELTRAVREQAAFAHLPIMLLAGRAEPDPAVRAFAAGADDVMLKPFHFELLVARIERRLAAARQIAALRTDMNALDARAALKAVELGELKHRMYALEAERRHLSA; via the coding sequence GTGGTGACCCCCAACCGCGGTCATCTTGCCATGCTTGCCAAGCGGCTGGGGGAGGAAGGCTATGCGCTGGCGACCGCGGCGGATGGGCCGGCGGCGCTCGGCGAACTCCACCGTTCGCGGATCGACCTCCTTCTCGCCGACCTCGTCATGGAGCCGATGAGCGGTCCCGAACTGACGCGCGCGGTGCGCGAGCAGGCCGCCTTTGCGCACCTGCCGATCATGCTGCTCGCGGGCCGGGCCGAACCCGATCCTGCGGTTCGCGCCTTTGCCGCGGGCGCCGACGACGTGATGCTCAAGCCCTTCCATTTCGAGCTGCTGGTCGCGCGGATCGAGCGGCGGCTGGCGGCGGCACGGCAGATTGCCGCGCTGCGCACCGACATGAACGCGCTCGACGCCCGCGCCGCGCTGAAGGCGGTGGAGCTGGGCGAACTCAAGCACCGGATGTACGCGCTCGAAGCCGAGCGCCGGCACCTCAGCGCCTAG
- a CDS encoding HNH endonuclease: MYHPELIRHPDSCPALVLNADYTPLSYYPLSLWPWQTAVKAMFLERVDVIAHYEREVHSPSHTLKLPSVIALRQFVRPSEHPAFTRFNLFLRDRFRCVYCGSHKELTFDHVIPRAQGGRTTWENVATACAPCNLRKGGRTPRQAGMSISRWPERPTSWQLQDHGRAFPPGYLHDSWRDYLYWDVELDP, from the coding sequence GTGTATCATCCCGAACTCATTCGCCATCCCGACAGCTGTCCGGCGCTGGTGCTGAACGCCGATTACACCCCGCTGTCTTATTATCCGCTGAGCCTGTGGCCGTGGCAGACCGCCGTGAAGGCAATGTTCCTCGAGCGGGTGGACGTCATCGCGCATTACGAGCGCGAGGTGCACAGCCCGAGCCATACGCTGAAACTGCCGAGCGTGATCGCGCTCCGGCAGTTCGTGCGGCCGAGCGAGCATCCGGCGTTCACGCGCTTCAACCTGTTCCTCCGCGACCGCTTCCGCTGCGTCTATTGCGGGAGCCACAAGGAGCTGACCTTCGACCATGTGATCCCGCGCGCCCAGGGCGGCCGGACGACCTGGGAGAATGTCGCCACCGCCTGCGCGCCGTGCAATCTCCGCAAGGGCGGGCGCACTCCGCGGCAGGCCGGGATGAGCATCAGCCGCTGGCCAGAACGGCCGACGAGCTGGCAGCTGCAGGACCATGGCCGGGCGTTTCCGCCGGGCTATCTCCACGACAGCTGGCGCGACTATCTCTATTGGGACGTCGAGCTCGATCCCTGA
- a CDS encoding MFS transporter encodes MGGSTSIVGERAGWFWLGCAAISAGVLLHLPMLVMAHRMGNHLSGMPMDWQMLLGMVLIGVGVPLACWGALPKQRAPHGSHAGTDYEAPDSTPLNRWHGLTLFVLTIGLVIDVMKPATLGFVLPGLRTEYGLEKSTAALLPLVALTGTTVGSFLWGWLADIYGRRVSILLSSILFASTAICGAMPAFGWNLVMCFLMGASAGGMLPVVYALLAEVMPPRHRSWVLVLVGGTGLVGGYLAASGAAHVLEPVFGWRALWLQGFPSGLALLALARFIPETPRFLAEQGRTEELARMERRFGLKPAPRAAPPADAAEAAAQHGKLTLALVIAALSWSFVNFGLLLWLPSDLQARGYSAELASGILARSSLLALPTIFVCAWCYAKLSSKWTLVATIVLTLVGLVGALLPAALLQWQPLLIAIIALLILGTNGTIAVLLPYTAENYPLGNRGRATGLVAGSSKFGGVAVQVAALAGFIPTLVGAAVALIIPTAISAAMLGWAGRETRGRSLRELEA; translated from the coding sequence ATGGGGGGCTCGACATCGATCGTCGGCGAGCGCGCGGGCTGGTTCTGGCTGGGCTGCGCGGCGATCAGCGCGGGGGTGCTCCTCCACCTTCCGATGCTCGTCATGGCGCACCGGATGGGGAACCACCTGTCGGGCATGCCGATGGACTGGCAGATGCTGCTCGGCATGGTGCTGATCGGCGTGGGCGTGCCGCTTGCCTGCTGGGGCGCCCTTCCGAAGCAGCGCGCGCCGCACGGCAGCCACGCCGGCACCGATTATGAAGCCCCCGATTCGACGCCGCTCAATCGCTGGCATGGCCTGACTCTGTTCGTCCTCACCATCGGCCTCGTCATCGACGTGATGAAGCCCGCGACCCTGGGCTTCGTCCTGCCGGGGCTTCGCACCGAATATGGTCTCGAGAAGAGCACCGCAGCGCTGCTGCCGCTGGTCGCGCTGACGGGGACCACGGTCGGTTCCTTCCTGTGGGGCTGGCTGGCCGACATCTACGGCCGGCGCGTGTCGATCCTCCTGTCCTCGATCCTGTTCGCCTCGACCGCCATTTGCGGCGCGATGCCGGCGTTCGGCTGGAACCTCGTCATGTGCTTCCTGATGGGCGCGTCGGCGGGCGGGATGCTGCCGGTCGTCTACGCGCTCCTGGCCGAGGTCATGCCCCCGCGGCACCGAAGCTGGGTGCTGGTGCTGGTCGGCGGAACGGGACTCGTCGGCGGCTATCTCGCGGCAAGCGGGGCGGCGCACGTGCTCGAGCCCGTGTTCGGCTGGCGCGCCCTGTGGCTGCAAGGCTTCCCGAGCGGACTTGCCCTCCTCGCGCTCGCCCGGTTCATCCCCGAAACCCCGCGCTTCCTCGCCGAGCAGGGCCGGACCGAGGAGCTAGCGCGGATGGAACGGCGCTTCGGGCTGAAGCCGGCGCCGCGCGCCGCACCTCCGGCCGATGCCGCCGAAGCCGCCGCGCAGCACGGCAAGCTGACCCTCGCCCTCGTCATCGCCGCGCTGAGCTGGAGCTTCGTCAATTTCGGGCTGCTGCTGTGGTTGCCCTCCGACCTTCAGGCGCGGGGCTATAGCGCCGAGCTGGCGAGCGGCATCCTCGCGCGCTCCTCGCTGCTCGCGCTGCCGACGATCTTCGTGTGTGCCTGGTGCTATGCCAAATTGAGCAGCAAGTGGACGCTGGTCGCGACCATCGTGCTGACCCTGGTCGGACTGGTCGGTGCGCTGCTTCCGGCGGCGCTCCTCCAGTGGCAACCGCTGCTCATCGCGATCATCGCGCTGCTGATTCTCGGGACCAACGGGACGATCGCGGTGCTGCTCCCCTACACGGCGGAGAACTACCCGCTCGGCAATCGCGGCCGGGCGACGGGGCTGGTCGCTGGGAGCAGCAAGTTCGGCGGGGTGGCGGTGCAGGTCGCGGCGCTGGCGGGGTTCATCCCGACTTTGGTCGGCGCGGCAGTCGCCTTGATCATTCCGACCGCGATCTCCGCCGCCATGCTCGGCTGGGCCGGGCGCGAGACCCGGGGACGGTCCTTACGCGAGCTCGAGGCCTAG
- the galU gene encoding UTP--glucose-1-phosphate uridylyltransferase GalU: MSSDFMPVRKAVFPVAGLGTRLLPATKTMPKEMLTVIDRPLIQYAVDEAREAGIEQLIFVTGRGKSSLVDYFDISFELESTMRAKGKSLEVLELSRADYGELISVRQQQPLGLGHAVWCARHVVGNEPFAVLLPDDLMAGTPGALKQMVDAYNKVGGNIVCAEEVAPEKTASYGIVTPGRTDGNLTEVKGLVEKPAPDVAPSRLGVIGRYILQPEVMAVLDQQEPGAGGEIQLTDAMAKLIDSQPFHAVKVDAVRHDCGDRAGYVLATLKLALEREDLAPLVREALANA, translated from the coding sequence ATGAGTTCTGACTTCATGCCCGTCCGCAAGGCCGTTTTCCCGGTGGCGGGCCTCGGCACGCGGCTCCTTCCCGCAACCAAGACCATGCCCAAGGAGATGCTGACGGTCATCGACCGACCGCTCATCCAATATGCGGTCGACGAGGCGCGCGAGGCGGGGATCGAGCAGCTGATCTTCGTGACCGGCCGCGGCAAGTCGAGCCTGGTCGACTATTTCGACATTTCGTTCGAGCTCGAAAGCACGATGCGCGCCAAGGGCAAGAGCCTCGAGGTGCTGGAACTTAGCCGCGCCGATTACGGCGAACTGATCAGCGTCCGCCAGCAGCAGCCGCTCGGCCTCGGCCATGCGGTCTGGTGCGCGCGCCATGTCGTCGGCAACGAGCCCTTTGCGGTGCTCCTCCCCGACGACCTGATGGCCGGCACGCCGGGTGCGCTCAAGCAGATGGTCGACGCCTATAACAAGGTTGGCGGCAACATCGTCTGCGCCGAGGAAGTCGCGCCCGAAAAGACCGCCAGCTACGGGATCGTCACGCCGGGCCGCACCGACGGCAATCTCACGGAAGTGAAGGGGCTGGTCGAAAAGCCGGCGCCCGACGTCGCCCCGTCGCGGCTCGGGGTCATCGGCCGCTACATCCTCCAGCCCGAGGTGATGGCGGTGCTCGACCAGCAGGAGCCGGGCGCGGGCGGGGAAATCCAGCTCACCGACGCCATGGCCAAGCTGATCGACAGCCAGCCCTTCCACGCGGTCAAGGTCGATGCCGTGCGCCACGACTGCGGCGACCGCGCGGGCTATGTGCTGGCGACGCTGAAGCTGGCGCTCGAACGCGAGGACCTCGCCCCGCTGGTGCGCGAGGCTCTGGCGAACGCCTAG
- the gluQRS gene encoding tRNA glutamyl-Q(34) synthetase GluQRS codes for MITRFAPSPTGRLHLGHAYSAALGRSLGTRWLLRIEDLDPGRARPEFIGGILADLAWLGLAPDGAPLVQSERTARYDAALEELKARGLVYPCFCTRADIAASLTAPHGDAGSAYPGTCRDLPDDPARRASTPHSWRLDSAKALHEAGGVPGWREHDGGRFDGSAAMIGDAILARKDAPSSYHLACVVDDWESGVTLVVRGSDLRPSTPVQRLLQHLLGAPEPTYLHHRLVTHEDGRRLAKRDSAPTLLAMREAGVDGPALAAALVTGSLPTGYRLADH; via the coding sequence GTGATCACCCGCTTCGCCCCCTCGCCGACTGGCCGGCTTCATCTTGGCCATGCCTATAGCGCCGCCTTGGGGCGTTCGCTCGGCACGCGCTGGCTGCTCCGGATCGAGGACCTCGACCCCGGCCGCGCCCGGCCCGAATTTATCGGCGGCATCCTCGCGGACCTCGCCTGGCTCGGCCTCGCCCCCGACGGCGCGCCCCTCGTCCAGTCGGAGCGCACCGCGCGCTACGATGCGGCGCTCGAGGAATTGAAGGCGCGCGGTCTCGTCTATCCCTGCTTCTGCACCCGCGCCGACATCGCCGCCTCGCTCACCGCGCCGCACGGCGATGCGGGAAGCGCCTATCCCGGCACCTGCCGCGACCTGCCCGACGATCCCGCGCGCCGCGCCTCGACCCCGCACAGCTGGCGGCTCGATTCGGCCAAGGCGCTTCACGAGGCCGGCGGCGTGCCCGGCTGGCGGGAGCATGATGGCGGCCGCTTCGACGGATCGGCCGCGATGATCGGCGACGCCATCCTCGCGCGCAAGGACGCGCCCTCCTCCTACCATCTCGCCTGCGTGGTCGACGATTGGGAGAGCGGGGTCACCCTCGTCGTGCGCGGGTCGGACCTCCGTCCCTCGACCCCTGTCCAGCGCCTCCTCCAGCACCTGCTCGGCGCGCCCGAGCCCACCTACCTCCACCACCGCCTCGTCACCCACGAGGATGGCCGCCGCCTCGCCAAGCGCGATTCCGCGCCCACGCTGCTTGCGATGCGCGAGGCCGGGGTCGACGGTCCCGCCCTCGCCGCCGCCCTCGTCACGGGCTCACTACCTACTGGTTATCGGCTCGCGGACCATTAA